The genomic region ATGACTTTGTGAGCGACGGCGACGGATTCGGCCACACCGTGTGGATTATCGATGACGATGCCGAGATTGCCGCCATCCGCAAGAGCTTCGAGGAAGTGCCCGTCAGCTACATCGCCGACGGCCACCACCGCAGCGCTGCCGGTGCCCGTGCCGCTAGCTACCGCGCCGAGCAGAATCCGAAGAACACGGGCGAGGAAGAATACAACCGCTACCTGGCCATCCTTTTCCCGAGCACGCAGCTCAAGATTCTCGACTACAACCGCGTGCTGAAGGACCTGAACGGCCGTACGCCGGAACAGCTCATGGACGAACTGAAGCTCGTGTTCGACATCGAGCAGCTCGCCGAGATGCAGCACCCGGCAAAGCAGAACCAGGTGAATATGTACCTGGGCGGCAAGTGGTACGCCTGCACGTTCAAGGACAAGTTCCTCAAGAACCTGGGCCCGGTCGACAGCCTCGACGTGGCCTTGCTCCAGAAGCTCGTGCTGAAGCCGATTTTCGACATCGACGACCCGCGCACCTCCAAGCGCATTGACTTCGTCGGAGGCATCCGCGGTCTCGGCGAACTCGTGAAGCGTGTCGACAGCGGTGAATGCGCCTGCGCGTTCGCGATGTACCCGACTACGCTCGACCAGCTCATGAACATCGCCGATGCGGGCGAGATCATGCCGCCGAAGAGCACCTGGTTCGAACCCAAGCTGCGCGACGGCCTGCTGGTCCACACGCTCGACTAGTAAAGGTCTTTGACGGAATTAGAAAAGCCCTGCCGTTATCGGCAGGGCTTTCTGCATAAAAGGACTGTTTCGCTTAGTTCACCTTGCGCATCACGCCGATGACGCGGCCCGCGATGGAGAAGTCGTTGCCCTTGTTCACGATGATGGGGCGGTACTTCGGGTTTGCAGGCCTGAGTTCGATATGGTCGTGCTGCGGCTGGTAGTACTTGACTGTCGCCTCGTTATTGACCTGCGCCACGATGATTTCGCCGCGTTCGGCGGATTTCTGCTGGCGGGCGAAGATGAGGTCGCCGTCGAAGATGCCGGCGTTAATCATGGAGTCGCCCTTGACGCGGAGCGCGAACACGTCGGAACGGCAGGCGAGGAAGTCGCGGTCGATTGTGACGGTGCCTTCGAGGTTCTGGACGGCAAGAATCGGCGTACCGGCGGCAACGCGGCCGACAATGGGGATCTCAATCGTATTGCTCGGGGCGGCTTCTGCAGTCGAGGCGTCGGTATTGACGATTTCGATACCGCGGCTCAGGCGCGGGGAGCGGTTGATGTAGCCCTTCTTGATGAGGGCGGCGAGGATGGAACGCACGCCGTTCGTCGAGGAAATCTCGAAGTGGTTGCCGATTTCGCGGACGGTGGGCGGCATGTGGTTCTCTTTCGCGTACTTCTTGATGTACTCGTAGATTTCAAGTTGACGGTCTGTCAATTCCTTGCGCTTGCTGTTTTCCATTTTAAACCTCGCAATGTAATTTATACTTCCTAAATATAATGCACAATTGGGCAATTGTCAATAGGTTCACTGCACAAAATTGCATTTTTTTTTCATGGCCCAGCCAAGTCTGATTGATTTCGGACCTTTTTTATGCGTTTTTACTACATTTCTTCATATAAATTCAATTGATGCGACAGGAGACGTTATCAAAATGGGCTTTTTCAAGAAATTATTCGCTTTGGCCGTAATTGCTGCTCTTGCCGGTTGCGGCGACGATTCCAGCGACAAGGGTGTTGCTGCAACAGACACTGACGATCACATAAGTGCAAACGATAGTAGCTCCTCGGGCAAGAACGGCGCAAAATCTTCCAGCAGCATAAGCAAGGACGCCCGCTCCTCCAGTAGCGGGAAAAATATCGGCAGCAGCTCGAGCAGCGAGAACGGTTCCAGTAGCAACGACTACGAACACGGATATATCGGCTTCATGGACGACCGAACCGTCGACTTGATTGCAAATGAACCGGTCCGCATTTGGGCTCCTACGGCAGACGGCCTCAAGCTTATCTCGACCGACACGCTCGACAGCGAGGGTAAACTTGCGCTGAATGCCTCCTTAAGCGGGTTCCATCTTGTCGAAATACGCTACGACGGCCTTGCCGCCATGAGGTGGCTCAACTTCAGTGACAACATGGAAAGTGGAATTTACGCGACAAAGCCGGCTGCCATGGTAACCGGAGTCATCAAGAACAGGGGCGTGGGTATCGAGGGCGCCAAGCTCAGCATTCTAGATATCGAATCGCAAACGAACGCCAACGGTGAATTCGAAATCGACGGCCTTCCTGACGGTGTGCATTTTATGACGGTCGAGTATAGCGGTGAATTTCGCATTTACCAGGTGCAGGTTTCGCGTACCGTAGGGTTCAGGGAAGAGCAGATCATGAACCAGATTGAATGGGACAATGGGGTCTATACGCTCCTGACCGATTTCGAGGATTGGCAGAGCGGTCGCACCGTTGTTGGCAATATGTTCGATTTCGTGGGTCCGTACTACTTCTTTACCGACTCCTTGAATGGTGGCGGTAGCCGCTGGATTGGCAAGGGTGAATTCGCCAATGCCGACAAGTTCCGGAACGACGACGTTATGGGTACTTGCATGTACCTCCACGCCAACATTGACGAAGAAACCGAAGATCATTTTGCGGGTGCCGGATTCCTTTTGGGCGAAGACGAGCGCGATGTCAAAGACAACAACTACGCTTTCTTTGACATTAGCGGTGCTACAGGGCTTTCGTTCGATGCGAAAGGTTCTGGCAGTTTGTTCCTACAGATTGTATCGCGCAAGGCCGACGGTAGCAGCGACTATATTTCGCCGAACTCCATAGAACTCACTGAAGAATGGAATACTTACACGTATTCCTTCGAAAAAGTTAGTTCCAGGCTTACCGCAGCTTCAGCCATAAACTTCATGTTCAAGGAAGATGCCGAAATCTACATTGATAACGTAAGGCTCGACGGGCTTGTAGCCACTACGTGGCCAAGCCTCGGCAAGAAATTTTAAATAGCAAAAAGAGACCCTCAAGGGGCCTCTTTTTATATC from Fibrobacter sp. UWR2 harbors:
- a CDS encoding DUF1015 domain-containing protein encodes the protein MMHIYPFKALRPVNPAEAKDISALPYDVMNRAEAKAMAEGLPHSYLRVTRAELELDDSVDAYDPKVYAHARANLEKMIAEGVIAHDKKDCLYVYRQTMNGREQYGLVCTVPAADYFNGIIKKHELTRADKEEDRLRHVLDTNANTGPVFLTYRDNGQFDLFGAVTKRKPVYDFVSDGDGFGHTVWIIDDDAEIAAIRKSFEEVPVSYIADGHHRSAAGARAASYRAEQNPKNTGEEEYNRYLAILFPSTQLKILDYNRVLKDLNGRTPEQLMDELKLVFDIEQLAEMQHPAKQNQVNMYLGGKWYACTFKDKFLKNLGPVDSLDVALLQKLVLKPIFDIDDPRTSKRIDFVGGIRGLGELVKRVDSGECACAFAMYPTTLDQLMNIADAGEIMPPKSTWFEPKLRDGLLVHTLD
- the lexA gene encoding transcriptional repressor LexA, which translates into the protein MENSKRKELTDRQLEIYEYIKKYAKENHMPPTVREIGNHFEISSTNGVRSILAALIKKGYINRSPRLSRGIEIVNTDASTAEAAPSNTIEIPIVGRVAAGTPILAVQNLEGTVTIDRDFLACRSDVFALRVKGDSMINAGIFDGDLIFARQQKSAERGEIIVAQVNNEATVKYYQPQHDHIELRPANPKYRPIIVNKGNDFSIAGRVIGVMRKVN
- a CDS encoding carboxypeptidase-like regulatory domain-containing protein — protein: MAVIAALAGCGDDSSDKGVAATDTDDHISANDSSSSGKNGAKSSSSISKDARSSSSGKNIGSSSSSENGSSSNDYEHGYIGFMDDRTVDLIANEPVRIWAPTADGLKLISTDTLDSEGKLALNASLSGFHLVEIRYDGLAAMRWLNFSDNMESGIYATKPAAMVTGVIKNRGVGIEGAKLSILDIESQTNANGEFEIDGLPDGVHFMTVEYSGEFRIYQVQVSRTVGFREEQIMNQIEWDNGVYTLLTDFEDWQSGRTVVGNMFDFVGPYYFFTDSLNGGGSRWIGKGEFANADKFRNDDVMGTCMYLHANIDEETEDHFAGAGFLLGEDERDVKDNNYAFFDISGATGLSFDAKGSGSLFLQIVSRKADGSSDYISPNSIELTEEWNTYTYSFEKVSSRLTAASAINFMFKEDAEIYIDNVRLDGLVATTWPSLGKKF